A stretch of Plesiomonas shigelloides DNA encodes these proteins:
- the cysT gene encoding sulfate ABC transporter permease subunit CysT: protein MAVRSFTVIPGMGPTLGFTLLYLGLIVLLPLSALVIYSFTHLSLSEFWAVVTEPRVLASYRLSFSAAFIAATLNTLFGVLLAWVLVRYEFPGKKLVDALVDLPFAMPTAVSGIALTAVFAGNGVIGHLLEPHGVKLTFNPTGIVIALIFIGLPFVVRTLQPVLREHEAMLEEAASCLGATRAQTFIRVIFPALLPAIITGFTLAFARAIGEYGSVIFIAGNIPMVSEIAPLMIMSHLEEYDYAGASAIAVVMLGVSFILLLLINQLHAWSRKGIKEDRL from the coding sequence ATGGCCGTTCGTTCATTTACCGTAATTCCAGGGATGGGGCCCACACTGGGTTTTACCTTGTTGTATCTGGGGCTGATAGTGCTGTTACCGCTGTCAGCGTTGGTGATCTATAGCTTTACACACCTGTCATTGAGCGAATTCTGGGCGGTAGTAACCGAACCGCGCGTACTGGCTTCCTATCGACTCAGTTTTAGCGCTGCATTTATTGCCGCCACCCTCAATACCCTGTTTGGGGTTTTATTGGCGTGGGTGTTGGTGCGTTATGAATTTCCCGGCAAGAAGCTGGTGGATGCCTTAGTGGATTTACCGTTTGCGATGCCAACGGCGGTATCTGGCATTGCATTGACCGCGGTATTTGCGGGCAATGGTGTGATTGGTCATCTGCTGGAGCCGCATGGGGTGAAATTGACCTTTAACCCAACCGGCATAGTGATTGCACTGATTTTTATCGGGCTGCCCTTTGTGGTGCGCACCTTACAGCCGGTGCTGCGCGAGCATGAAGCCATGTTAGAGGAAGCGGCTTCTTGCTTAGGGGCTACCCGCGCTCAAACATTTATCCGCGTGATCTTCCCAGCCTTGTTACCGGCCATTATTACCGGTTTTACCTTGGCGTTTGCCCGCGCCATTGGCGAATACGGCTCGGTGATTTTTATTGCAGGGAATATCCCGATGGTATCGGAAATCGCCCCGCTGATGATCATGAGCCATCTGGAAGAATATGACTATGCAGGGGCCAGTGCCATCGCCGTAGTGATGCTCGGTGTGTCGTTCATCCTACTGCTGCTGATCAATCAACTGCACGCATGGAGCCGTAAAGGGATCAAGGAGGATCGTTTATGA
- the amt gene encoding ammonium transporter: MTLSTRMLTATAGLTGLLTLPAAMAETAAPVINKADDVWLLVASAMVILMSLPGLALFYGGLVRSKNMLSVLAQVFTVFAAITVLWIVYGYSIAFTEGNGFFGSFDKVLLKGVTPDSLAATFSKGVAVHELLYVVFQGAFAAITCGLIVGAFAERMKFAAVLLFCVVWFTLSYLPMAHMVWYWAGPDAYTSAEAATAATATAGYLFRHGALDFAGGTVVHINAAVAGLVGAYMVGRRVGFGREAMKPHSLTMTMIGASLLWFGWFGFNAGSALEMNGTATLAFVNTWGATAAATLSWLFAEWILKGKPSLLGAASGAVSGLVAITPACGFVGVGGGLIIGLLAGIAGYWGVHALKRWLSVDDALDVFGVHGVCGILGAILTGVFADPALGGTGVWDYVTNSVAPYAMWEQVKIQALGVGITILWSGVVALICYKLVDLVVGLRVAEEDERIGLDVTTHGENAYNQ, encoded by the coding sequence ATGACGCTCTCTACACGCATGCTCACAGCGACCGCCGGTCTCACCGGCTTGCTCACCCTACCGGCCGCCATGGCCGAAACTGCCGCGCCAGTGATTAATAAGGCCGATGATGTTTGGTTGTTGGTCGCCAGTGCGATGGTGATCCTGATGTCACTGCCCGGTCTGGCCCTGTTTTACGGTGGGCTGGTGCGCTCTAAAAATATGTTATCGGTACTGGCACAAGTGTTTACCGTGTTTGCTGCGATCACCGTACTGTGGATTGTGTACGGCTACTCGATTGCCTTTACCGAAGGCAATGGCTTTTTCGGCTCATTCGATAAAGTGCTACTTAAAGGGGTCACGCCGGATTCGTTGGCGGCAACCTTCAGCAAAGGCGTCGCCGTACATGAACTGCTGTATGTGGTATTCCAAGGCGCGTTTGCCGCAATCACCTGCGGTCTGATTGTCGGTGCGTTTGCCGAGCGCATGAAATTTGCCGCGGTACTGCTGTTTTGCGTAGTCTGGTTCACCCTCTCTTATCTGCCGATGGCGCACATGGTCTGGTACTGGGCGGGTCCTGATGCCTATACCAGCGCAGAAGCGGCGACTGCCGCAACCGCAACGGCCGGTTATCTGTTCCGTCATGGCGCGCTGGATTTTGCCGGAGGCACGGTCGTACATATCAACGCTGCAGTGGCTGGATTAGTGGGCGCTTACATGGTCGGACGGCGCGTAGGTTTCGGGCGTGAAGCCATGAAGCCACACAGTTTGACGATGACCATGATTGGAGCCTCTTTACTGTGGTTTGGCTGGTTTGGTTTCAACGCCGGTTCAGCACTGGAAATGAATGGCACCGCAACCTTGGCCTTTGTGAACACATGGGGTGCAACCGCCGCGGCTACTCTGTCATGGCTGTTTGCTGAGTGGATATTAAAGGGCAAACCCTCTTTACTGGGCGCAGCGTCAGGCGCAGTTTCTGGTCTGGTCGCAATTACACCGGCCTGCGGATTCGTCGGTGTCGGTGGTGGGCTGATTATCGGTTTGCTGGCTGGTATTGCCGGTTACTGGGGTGTCCATGCGCTCAAACGCTGGCTGAGTGTGGACGATGCGCTGGATGTGTTCGGCGTGCACGGTGTTTGCGGTATTCTGGGCGCTATTTTAACGGGCGTGTTTGCAGATCCTGCACTTGGCGGAACCGGTGTGTGGGATTATGTCACTAATAGCGTTGCCCCATATGCAATGTGGGAGCAGGTGAAAATCCAAGCACTGGGTGTTGGCATCACTATCTTATGGTCTGGCGTAGTGGCTCTGATTTGCTACAAACTGGTCGACTTGGTGGTAGGCCTGCGCGTGGCAGAAGAAGACGAACGCATTGGGCTTGATGTCACTACCCATGGCGAGAATGCTTATAACCAGTGA
- a CDS encoding amino acid permease, with protein MHDVNTTKEEPGTGLKRDLKARHLTMIAIGGAIGTGLFVASGATVAQAGPGGALVAYAVIGMMVFFVMTSLGEMAAFMPVSGSFSTYGTEFVSPAMGFALGWNYWYNWAVTIAVELTASSIVMAYWFPSVPGTVWSGIFLAIIFFLNFFSVKGFGEGEYWFSMVKVATVIIFIIVGLLMIFGILTDRGADAGWATFTMGDAPFAGGLPAIIGVAMIAGFSFQGTELVGVAAGESDNPGRNIPRAIKQIFWRILLFYVLAIFLIGCLIPYTSPSLLQNNVQDVGMSPFTLVFQNAGLAFAASVMNAVILTAILSAGNSGMYASTRMLYNMALSGMAPKVFGKLTPNGVPRNALYATTVVAGLCFFSSMFGNQTVYLWLLNISGMSGFIAWLGISICHYRFRKGFLAQGHSLDELPYKAKWFPFGPIFAFALCLFVTLGQDYQAFSATHVDVQSLAATYIGIPLFVLVWLIYRIKNKSRLVRYEDMRFPGVRAVQPQSEQPHTVDSNATK; from the coding sequence ATGCACGACGTCAACACTACAAAAGAAGAACCTGGGACCGGTCTAAAGCGTGATCTAAAAGCACGTCACCTGACCATGATTGCTATTGGTGGTGCAATTGGTACCGGGTTATTCGTTGCCTCGGGGGCCACGGTTGCGCAAGCCGGTCCCGGTGGTGCGTTAGTTGCTTATGCCGTAATCGGCATGATGGTTTTCTTTGTAATGACGAGTCTGGGTGAGATGGCGGCGTTTATGCCCGTCTCCGGCTCTTTTTCGACGTACGGCACTGAGTTTGTTTCTCCGGCCATGGGTTTCGCGCTCGGTTGGAACTATTGGTACAACTGGGCAGTGACCATTGCGGTTGAGTTAACAGCATCTTCGATAGTGATGGCGTATTGGTTTCCATCGGTCCCCGGCACAGTCTGGAGTGGGATCTTTTTGGCCATCATATTCTTCCTAAACTTCTTCTCCGTAAAAGGATTCGGTGAAGGGGAATATTGGTTCTCGATGGTAAAAGTGGCTACGGTCATTATCTTTATTATCGTGGGTCTGCTGATGATTTTCGGCATTCTGACTGACCGTGGCGCCGATGCCGGTTGGGCGACCTTCACCATGGGCGATGCCCCGTTTGCCGGTGGTCTGCCTGCGATTATCGGTGTTGCGATGATTGCCGGTTTCTCCTTCCAAGGCACCGAGTTAGTTGGGGTTGCCGCCGGTGAATCTGATAATCCAGGCCGCAATATTCCTCGCGCCATCAAACAAATTTTCTGGCGGATCTTGCTGTTCTATGTGCTGGCCATTTTCCTGATTGGCTGTTTGATCCCGTATACCAGCCCAAGCCTGCTGCAAAATAACGTACAAGATGTGGGCATGAGTCCATTTACTCTGGTATTCCAAAATGCGGGTTTAGCATTCGCGGCAAGTGTGATGAACGCAGTGATTCTGACTGCTATTCTGTCCGCCGGTAACTCGGGGATGTATGCCTCCACCCGTATGCTGTACAACATGGCTCTGAGCGGTATGGCACCGAAAGTCTTCGGCAAACTGACACCGAACGGTGTACCACGTAATGCGCTGTATGCCACAACGGTGGTCGCGGGTCTGTGCTTTTTCAGCTCCATGTTCGGTAACCAAACAGTCTACTTGTGGCTGCTGAATATTTCCGGCATGAGTGGCTTTATCGCTTGGCTAGGGATCTCAATTTGTCACTACCGTTTCCGTAAAGGTTTTCTGGCTCAAGGCCATTCTTTAGATGAACTGCCGTACAAAGCAAAATGGTTCCCATTTGGTCCGATTTTCGCTTTTGCCCTGTGCTTGTTCGTCACCTTAGGCCAAGACTACCAGGCCTTCAGCGCGACGCATGTCGACGTACAAAGCTTGGCCGCCACTTATATCGGGATCCCGCTGTTTGTGCTGGTATGGCTGATTTATCGGATTAAGAACAAGAGCCGCTTGGTACGCTACGAAGATATGCGCTTCCCAGGTGTACGTGCGGTGCAACCACAAAGTGAGCAACCACACACTGTGGATAGCAACGCGACCAAATAA
- the mscK gene encoding mechanosensitive channel MscK, with amino-acid sequence MTLNLRPFSLSDTRALRYGAGIMIMLFALLWSAGSVAASVTASVAFELPKESEVQTKLDALSKKEKLTPAQTAQKTEYEQVLSFLDKIDKEKEKIRDIQTQYDKAPAQIKQLMSELTALRSGMDKEEQQKQLERMSLSQLEKKLTSTLSDTQRDQEQLSAVNSQLISMQTLPERAQAAMSKAYQRIQDIRNILNGVSADQEQLSSSRKLLLNTEMALLNVQLERRQKELDTNTTLQDIAQKQRDIFTEKLNQYEALVQLLQQQINSNRLTQSEQTVADAGVTDNASAKALNPLVVKEQDKNQQLSQNLISATQQVNTMVQENIKVKNWLDNVTQTERNLNEQISVLKGSLLLSRILYQQRQMLPDAALAKNLEEKIADLRLQQFEVNRQRDELYQPKTYVDQLLQQNGDANANEVIRKDLMMVLDARKELLDQLNKQLGNQLNLAINLQLNQQQLIRVNSSLQNTLQQQIFWVTSNKPLDWAWIWGLPAAMFYQAQGIIDDVHVGKWISQQLPLLFIVIPMLIMAGLIIWRRKDIVKHLQGLESDIGQLRRDTQLHTPKALLLTLLQEIPGTLIVLSIGMLFIYSNLASPQIIWHLTLRFALAYLAFGMLARILKPGGIAETHFNRHESEINHFRRSLHYIAMAVVPLILVSTIGELDPSTLADDAIGQVITISMLIVMVFLIYPISRSRIDENGNSLLRLLVMFAIMLAPVALIALVALGYYYTALKLTAKLIDSFYLVMLWWVVHETALRGLAVAARRLAYRRAMARRQQKVHENAEGGEIIDEQPMALEQINQQSLRLSNMALFLVFLGAFYWLWSDLVTVISYLDSVTLWHNGVDANGVAVSITLRDVLIAIVFAVVAYVLTRNLPGLLEVLVLSKLQLGQGASYAITTMLSYVITGLGVMLSLSAIGMSWDKLQWIATGLSVGLGFGLQEIFANFVAGLILLFERPIRIGDTITIGNFSGTVSKIRIRATTVTDFDRKEVIIPNKNFVVERLQNWSLTDTITRVIVRVGVAYGSDLELTRKLLLQAARENPRVMNEPEPMVFFLTFGASTLDHELRVYVRELRDRSFAVDELNRRIDQLFRENNIEIAFNQMDIYVKNLNSPAQEEVKFHSTTECLPQGNPAKKVDGSQDSAAL; translated from the coding sequence ATGACCTTGAATCTCCGCCCTTTTTCTCTATCGGATACCCGTGCGCTACGCTATGGCGCTGGGATCATGATTATGCTATTTGCGCTGCTGTGGAGTGCTGGCAGCGTTGCTGCATCAGTCACTGCATCAGTGGCATTTGAGTTACCCAAGGAGTCTGAAGTCCAGACCAAACTAGACGCTTTGTCTAAAAAGGAAAAGCTGACGCCAGCGCAAACTGCTCAGAAAACGGAGTATGAGCAGGTTTTGTCATTTTTGGACAAAATAGACAAAGAAAAAGAAAAGATCCGTGATATCCAAACCCAATACGACAAAGCGCCGGCACAGATTAAACAACTGATGTCTGAGCTGACCGCATTGCGCAGTGGCATGGATAAAGAAGAGCAGCAAAAGCAGCTTGAGCGCATGAGCTTGTCTCAATTAGAGAAAAAGCTCACCAGTACCTTGAGCGATACCCAGCGTGACCAAGAGCAGCTGTCGGCGGTCAATAGCCAGCTGATCTCTATGCAGACGCTGCCAGAGCGGGCGCAGGCGGCCATGAGTAAGGCCTACCAGCGAATTCAGGATATTCGTAACATCCTCAATGGCGTATCTGCCGATCAAGAACAGCTGTCGAGCAGCCGCAAACTGCTGCTGAATACTGAAATGGCGTTGTTGAACGTTCAGTTGGAGCGTCGACAAAAAGAGCTGGATACCAACACTACGTTGCAAGATATCGCGCAAAAACAGCGGGATATCTTTACAGAAAAGCTCAACCAGTATGAAGCTCTGGTGCAGTTGTTACAGCAGCAGATTAACAGCAATCGCCTGACGCAATCTGAGCAGACTGTGGCGGATGCCGGTGTGACTGACAATGCCTCCGCTAAAGCGCTTAATCCGTTGGTGGTAAAAGAGCAAGACAAAAACCAGCAACTGAGCCAGAACCTAATCAGCGCAACCCAGCAAGTTAATACCATGGTGCAAGAGAACATCAAGGTTAAAAACTGGCTGGATAACGTGACTCAGACTGAGCGCAACCTCAACGAGCAAATTTCGGTTCTGAAAGGCAGCTTGTTGTTATCCCGTATTTTGTACCAGCAGCGCCAAATGCTGCCAGATGCCGCATTGGCGAAAAACCTGGAAGAGAAAATTGCAGATTTGCGTTTGCAACAGTTCGAGGTTAACCGCCAGCGTGATGAGCTGTATCAACCGAAAACCTATGTTGATCAGTTGCTGCAGCAAAACGGTGATGCCAACGCTAACGAAGTGATCCGCAAAGATCTGATGATGGTGCTGGATGCGCGTAAAGAGCTTCTGGACCAACTGAATAAGCAACTGGGTAATCAGCTGAATCTGGCGATTAACTTACAGCTTAATCAGCAACAGCTGATTCGCGTGAACAGTAGCCTGCAAAACACCCTGCAACAGCAAATTTTCTGGGTAACCAGTAATAAGCCACTGGATTGGGCCTGGATATGGGGTCTGCCGGCGGCCATGTTCTATCAGGCGCAGGGCATTATTGATGATGTGCATGTGGGTAAATGGATAAGCCAACAGTTACCGCTGCTGTTTATCGTGATCCCGATGTTGATCATGGCGGGCTTGATCATTTGGCGACGTAAAGACATCGTCAAACATCTGCAAGGGTTGGAGTCTGACATCGGCCAGTTACGGCGCGATACTCAGCTGCACACGCCAAAAGCCTTGTTGTTGACGCTGCTGCAAGAGATCCCTGGCACGCTGATTGTTCTTAGCATCGGCATGCTGTTTATCTACAGTAATCTGGCCAGTCCGCAGATTATCTGGCACCTGACGTTGCGTTTTGCCCTGGCCTATCTGGCCTTTGGGATGTTGGCGCGGATTTTAAAGCCGGGTGGAATTGCCGAGACACACTTCAATCGGCATGAGTCGGAAATCAATCACTTCCGCCGTTCATTGCATTATATCGCGATGGCTGTGGTGCCGTTGATTTTGGTTTCCACCATTGGTGAATTGGATCCGTCAACGCTGGCCGACGATGCGATTGGACAGGTGATCACTATCTCGATGCTGATCGTAATGGTGTTCCTGATCTATCCAATCTCCCGTTCGCGCATTGATGAAAATGGAAATAGCCTGCTGCGCTTGTTGGTGATGTTCGCCATCATGCTGGCGCCAGTAGCGCTGATTGCCTTGGTTGCGTTGGGTTACTACTACACCGCGCTGAAACTGACCGCCAAGCTGATCGATAGCTTCTATCTGGTCATGTTGTGGTGGGTGGTACACGAAACTGCGCTACGTGGTTTGGCCGTTGCGGCTCGCCGTTTGGCCTATCGCCGTGCGATGGCGCGTCGTCAGCAAAAAGTGCATGAAAATGCGGAAGGCGGCGAAATCATTGATGAACAGCCAATGGCGCTGGAGCAAATTAACCAGCAGTCATTACGTTTGTCTAACATGGCGCTGTTCTTGGTTTTCCTCGGCGCGTTTTACTGGTTATGGTCCGATTTGGTGACCGTGATTTCCTACCTCGACAGCGTGACCTTGTGGCATAACGGCGTTGACGCGAATGGCGTGGCAGTGTCGATCACATTGCGTGATGTGCTGATTGCGATAGTGTTTGCGGTGGTGGCCTACGTCTTGACCCGAAACTTACCGGGCTTGCTAGAAGTGCTGGTGCTGTCCAAATTGCAATTGGGGCAGGGCGCGTCTTACGCCATTACGACCATGCTGTCGTATGTCATCACTGGCCTTGGGGTGATGCTGTCGCTGTCCGCGATTGGTATGTCGTGGGATAAGCTGCAGTGGATTGCAACCGGTCTGTCGGTTGGTCTGGGTTTCGGTTTGCAGGAGATTTTTGCGAACTTCGTGGCCGGTCTGATTTTGCTGTTTGAGCGTCCGATCCGTATTGGCGACACCATCACCATCGGTAACTTCTCCGGCACAGTAAGCAAAATTCGCATTCGTGCGACCACAGTGACGGACTTTGATCGTAAAGAAGTGATCATCCCGAATAAAAACTTCGTGGTTGAGCGTCTGCAAAACTGGTCTCTGACCGATACCATTACGCGCGTGATTGTGCGTGTTGGGGTCGCGTATGGTTCAGATTTGGAGTTGACGCGCAAGTTGCTGCTGCAAGCGGCACGTGAAAATCCACGGGTGATGAATGAGCCTGAGCCAATGGTCTTCTTCCTGACCTTCGGGGCTAGCACATTGGATCATGAATTGCGGGTGTATGTACGTGAACTGCGCGATCGCAGCTTTGCGGTTGACGAGTTGAACCGCCGTATTGATCAGTTGTTCCGTGAAAATAACATCGAGATTGCCTTCAATCAGATGGATATTTACGTGAAGAACTTGAACTCACCGGCTCAAGAAGAGGTGAAATTCCATTCCACCACAGAGTGTTTGCCTCAAGGCAACCCTGCGAAAAAGGTAGATGGAAGTCAGGATTCAGCGGCACTCTAA
- a CDS encoding LysR substrate-binding domain-containing protein: MNFQQLRIIREAARRNYNLTEVANSLFTSQSGVSRHIKDLEEELGIEIFIRRGKRLLGMTDPGKELLVIVERMLTDAGNIRRLASSYSATDSGYLRVATTHTQARFSLPGVIKEFRPLFPKVQLGVNQASPDEIVSLLLSGEVDIGIASERVNEHPDLVCFEYYRWYHSVVVPKNHPLVHEPVLTHEVLAAYPLITYYPGLTGRSRIDAAFAQAGVTADVVLSAQDADVIKTYVELDMGVGIMASMAFDPRKDIDLVQLNASHLFTPNTAWLAVRRAQYQRAYVLRFMQICNPSLSISDIKEAIWKEPQDEHVLQFDI; this comes from the coding sequence ATGAATTTCCAGCAACTCAGGATCATCCGCGAGGCGGCCCGTCGTAATTACAATCTGACCGAGGTGGCCAATTCGTTGTTCACCTCGCAGTCTGGTGTTAGCCGTCATATCAAGGATCTTGAGGAAGAGCTGGGGATCGAGATTTTTATCCGGCGCGGTAAACGCCTGCTCGGCATGACCGATCCGGGTAAAGAGCTGTTGGTGATTGTCGAGCGCATGTTGACTGATGCCGGAAATATCCGGCGTCTGGCTTCGTCGTATTCAGCTACCGATAGCGGTTATCTGCGTGTCGCCACTACGCACACGCAAGCCCGTTTTTCATTACCTGGGGTGATTAAAGAGTTTCGTCCGCTGTTTCCGAAAGTGCAGTTGGGCGTCAATCAAGCTAGTCCTGATGAGATAGTCTCATTATTGCTAAGCGGTGAAGTGGATATTGGCATCGCCAGTGAACGGGTTAATGAGCATCCTGATTTGGTGTGCTTTGAATATTATCGCTGGTATCACTCAGTGGTGGTGCCGAAAAACCATCCTCTGGTGCATGAGCCGGTACTGACTCACGAAGTGCTGGCAGCGTATCCGTTGATCACCTATTACCCCGGTCTAACGGGGCGTTCCCGTATTGATGCGGCATTTGCCCAAGCTGGCGTAACCGCCGATGTGGTGCTCAGTGCGCAAGATGCCGATGTCATCAAAACCTATGTCGAGCTGGATATGGGGGTTGGGATTATGGCCTCGATGGCCTTTGACCCACGTAAGGATATCGATCTGGTGCAGCTCAATGCCAGCCACCTGTTCACCCCAAATACCGCATGGTTAGCGGTACGCCGCGCGCAGTATCAGCGCGCTTATGTGCTGCGCTTTATGCAGATTTGTAATCCGTCGTTAAGTATCAGCGATATCAAAGAAGCTATCTGGAAAGAGCCGCAAGACGAGCACGTTTTGCAGTTTGATATTTAA
- a CDS encoding sulfate/molybdate ABC transporter ATP-binding protein produces the protein MSVEVRHIQKAFNGFATLHDINLTFPSGELAALLGPSGCGKTTLLRIIAGLEQEDSGQILLNGQDVSALTARDRQVGFVFQHYALFRHMSVFENVAFGLRVKPRKLRPDEATIRRKVNTLLELVHLGHLAGRYPNELSGGQRQRVALARTLAVEPQVLLLDEPFGALDAQVRKELRRWLRQLHDELHVTSLFVTHDQEEALEVADRIVVMNKGQVEQIGSPEEVYETPATPFVHQFLGTVNLLPAQIQGQQIHFDGHVLPASSALDYAFGSQAVAFVRPHDIEVLPADVNVGTPARVSRLLRLGAVTRVEFITEVTDSRQAVIEVEMNRDQLSRLGLASGSRVRLCPQRVHIYPDSNAQDVSRSAAGTQGEKAA, from the coding sequence ATGAGCGTTGAAGTCAGACATATTCAAAAAGCGTTTAATGGTTTTGCTACGTTGCATGATATCAACCTGACCTTTCCCTCCGGTGAATTGGCTGCGTTACTGGGGCCATCTGGGTGCGGGAAAACCACGTTATTGCGCATTATTGCCGGCTTAGAGCAAGAAGATAGCGGCCAGATTCTGCTCAATGGGCAGGATGTATCGGCGTTGACAGCTCGTGATCGCCAAGTGGGGTTCGTTTTTCAGCACTATGCGCTGTTCCGTCATATGTCGGTGTTTGAAAACGTGGCGTTTGGTTTGCGCGTTAAGCCGCGTAAATTGCGTCCTGATGAAGCAACGATTCGGCGTAAAGTGAATACTCTGTTAGAACTGGTGCACTTGGGCCATTTGGCAGGGCGTTATCCGAATGAATTATCGGGCGGGCAACGTCAGCGTGTAGCTCTGGCGCGTACCTTGGCGGTTGAGCCGCAGGTTTTGTTGCTGGATGAGCCGTTTGGTGCACTGGATGCGCAGGTGCGCAAAGAATTACGCCGCTGGTTGCGTCAACTGCATGATGAATTGCATGTCACCAGTTTGTTTGTGACTCACGATCAGGAAGAAGCGTTGGAAGTGGCTGACCGCATCGTGGTGATGAATAAAGGGCAGGTGGAGCAGATCGGCTCACCGGAAGAGGTGTATGAAACACCGGCTACACCGTTTGTGCATCAATTCCTCGGTACGGTCAATCTGCTACCGGCGCAAATTCAGGGCCAGCAGATCCACTTTGATGGTCATGTGTTGCCTGCCAGCAGTGCCCTTGATTATGCGTTTGGCTCGCAAGCGGTGGCGTTTGTCCGGCCACATGATATTGAAGTTTTACCGGCAGATGTTAACGTAGGCACTCCGGCGCGCGTCAGTCGTTTGTTGCGTTTGGGCGCTGTGACTCGGGTGGAATTTATCACTGAGGTAACAGACAGCCGTCAGGCGGTGATTGAGGTCGAGATGAATCGCGATCAGCTCAGCCGCCTCGGTTTGGCCTCGGGGAGTCGGGTGCGTTTATGCCCGCAGCGAGTACATATTTATCCGGACAGTAACGCTCAGGATGTGAGCCGTTCTGCCGCTGGCACACAGGGAGAAAAAGCCGCATGA
- the cysW gene encoding sulfate ABC transporter permease subunit CysW yields the protein MSARQSESPWVRYALIGIALLWFTLILVIPLVTIFVSALSKGLGNYWAALSDSDAISALLLTLSVTLLSVPLNIVFGVAAAWAIARFSFPGRQALLTLIDLPFSVSPVVAGLMFVMLFGSQGWFGSWLEYMDWKIIFSTPGIVLATTFITVPFVAREVLPLLQSQGVDEEEASIMLGANGWVMFWRVTLPGIRWSLLYGVLLCTARAVGEFGAVSVVSGHIRGMTNTMPLHIEILYNEYQFSAAFAVASLLAGFGLITLAVETVIDRLRERQKAQLLKGAQ from the coding sequence ATGAGTGCGCGCCAATCTGAATCACCGTGGGTGCGTTATGCTCTTATCGGCATCGCATTACTCTGGTTTACGTTGATCTTGGTGATCCCGCTGGTAACCATTTTTGTCTCGGCGCTGAGCAAAGGGCTGGGTAATTATTGGGCCGCGTTAAGTGACAGCGATGCGATATCTGCTTTGCTATTAACGCTTTCGGTGACGTTACTGTCGGTACCGCTGAATATTGTGTTTGGGGTGGCGGCGGCATGGGCGATTGCGCGTTTTAGTTTTCCGGGTCGACAAGCACTGCTGACGTTGATTGATCTGCCTTTTTCAGTCTCGCCGGTAGTGGCTGGCTTGATGTTTGTGATGCTGTTTGGCAGTCAAGGCTGGTTTGGTTCCTGGTTGGAATATATGGATTGGAAAATTATCTTCTCCACCCCAGGGATCGTACTGGCGACCACCTTTATTACGGTGCCTTTTGTGGCGCGTGAAGTGCTGCCGTTACTGCAATCACAAGGCGTGGACGAAGAAGAAGCGTCCATCATGTTGGGTGCCAACGGTTGGGTGATGTTTTGGCGCGTTACCTTACCGGGGATCCGCTGGAGTTTACTGTACGGCGTGTTGCTCTGTACGGCCCGTGCGGTGGGTGAGTTTGGCGCGGTGTCAGTGGTTTCCGGCCATATTCGCGGCATGACCAATACCATGCCACTGCATATCGAAATTTTATACAACGAATACCAGTTCTCCGCTGCCTTTGCGGTGGCCAGCTTGTTGGCCGGATTTGGCCTGATTACGTTGGCAGTAGAAACCGTGATTGATCGGCTGCGTGAGCGGCAAAAAGCCCAGTTGCTCAAAGGAGCGCAATGA
- the glnK gene encoding P-II family nitrogen regulator, with product MKLITVIIKPFKLEDVREALSALGVQGLTITEVKGFGRQKGHTELYRGTEYVVNFLPKAKIEIAISDDQLDAVLDAIQKSAYTGKIGDGKIFVCELQQVIRIRTGETDDAAL from the coding sequence ATGAAACTTATTACTGTGATCATCAAACCGTTCAAATTAGAGGATGTCCGTGAGGCTCTTTCTGCATTAGGAGTTCAAGGGCTAACTATCACTGAAGTTAAGGGATTTGGTCGTCAGAAAGGCCATACCGAGTTGTACCGTGGCACCGAGTATGTGGTGAATTTTCTGCCAAAGGCAAAAATTGAAATCGCCATCTCCGATGACCAGCTGGATGCGGTGCTGGATGCCATTCAAAAATCGGCCTACACCGGAAAAATTGGTGACGGCAAAATTTTTGTCTGCGAATTACAACAGGTGATCCGGATCCGTACCGGTGAAACTGACGACGCTGCACTTTAA